One Diospyros lotus cultivar Yz01 chromosome 1, ASM1463336v1, whole genome shotgun sequence genomic window carries:
- the LOC127796180 gene encoding U-box domain-containing protein 13-like, with product MEKGRPHGFCSLVLDRTAGPGDSRSWAPFRSASLRRMIFDAMRCGGSALRHDGRADAKAKENDQKQRSGSVEKKNGGSEKLSEILKLSGTTCAGVGESAEEEAKRKADKLQELKRVVEKLQSDDVLGGAMDVRRLTKENSEARTTLALLGAIPPLVSLLDSEDLHCQIASLYALLNLGIANEANKAAIVKAGAVHKMLKLIESLNMSSNSAVSEAIIANFLGLSALDSNKLIIGSSGAIPFLVNTLKDLDITSSAQTKQDSLRALYNLSISPLNVPLILETDLLPFLLSTLGDMEVSERILSILSNIVSTAEGRKGVSIVPDAFPVLVDVLSWTDSPGCQEKASYILMVMAHKCYGDRQVMIEAGIVSSLLELTLLGTTLAQKRASRILECLQVKKGKQVLESFGGGLGAAVSAPICGTSSSSADPNLQSNDCLEEEESTMGEERKAVKQLVQQSLQNNMKRIVKRANLPPEFVPSNHLKSLTSSSTSKSLPF from the exons ATGGAGAAGGGACGCCCCCACGGCTTCTGCTCCTTGGTGCTCGACCGCACAGCCGGCCCCGGCGACTCCCGTTCGTGGGCGCCGTTTCGCAGCGCCTCGCTCCGCCGGATGATCTTCGATGCCATGCGCTGCGGCGGCTCGGCCCTCCGGCATGACGGACGAGCTGACGCCAAGGCCAAGGAGAACGATCAGAAGCAGAGATCGGGGTCTGTCGAGAAGAAGAACGGGGGATCCGAGAAGTTGTCGGAGATATTGAAGCTGTCGGGGACGACGTGCGCCGGCGTCGGTGAGTCGGCAGAGGAGGAGGCGAAGAGGAAGGCGGACAAGTTGCAGGAGTTGAAGAGAGTGGTGGAGAAATTGCAAAGCGACGACGTTCTGGGCGGCGCCATGGATGTGAGGAGGCTGACAAAGGAGAACTCGGAGGCCAGAACCACACTTGCATTGCTCGGAGCAATTCCACCTCTCGTCTCATTGCTCGATTCTGAAGATCTGCATTGCCAGATCGCCTCCCTTTATGCGCTTCTCAACCTTGGAATTGCCAATGAAGc AAACAAAGCTGCCATTGTCAAAGCAGGAGCTGTTCATAAGATGCTAAAGCTCATTGAATCTCTGAACATGTCTTCAAACTCAGCTGTTTCTGAAGCAATCATTGCAAATTTTCTTGGCTTGAGTGCTCTGGACTCTAATAAACTGATTATTGGTTCTTCTGGTGCAATCCCATTCCTAGTGAACACCTTGAAAGATTTGGATATAACAAGTAGTGCTCAAACTAAGCAGGACTCTCTGCGAGCACTATATAATCTTTCCATATCACCATTAAATGTACCATTGATATTGGAAACTGATTTATTACCATTTCTTTTGAGTACATTGGGAGACATGGAAGTAAGTGAAAGAATTCTCTCAATTCTGAGCAACATTGTATCAACAGCAGAAGGTCGAAAAGGGGTCAGCATCGTGCCTGATGCATTCCCAGTTCTTGTAGATGTGTTGAGTTGGACTGATTCACCAGGTTGTCAAGAGAAAGCATCTTATATTCTAATGGTTATGGCACACAAATGCTATGGAGATAGGCAAGTGATGATTGAGGCTGGAATAGTTTCGTCACTACTTGAGTTAACACTTTTGGGCACCACATTGGCACAGAAAAGGGCTTCAAGGATCTTGGAATGTTTGCAAGTAAAAAAGGGGAAGCAAGTTTTGGAAAGCTTTGGGGGTGGTTTAGGTGCTGCTGTGTCTGCTCCTATATGTGGGACTTCTTCATCATCTGCAGACCCAAATCTTCAGTCTAATGATTGTTTAGAGGAGGAAGAAAGCACGATGGGCGAAGAGAGAAAAGCAGTCAAGCAATTAGTCCAACAGAGCTTGCAGAACAACATGAAAAGGATTGTGAAGAGGGCCAACTTGCCACCGGAGTTTGTTCCATCCAATCATTTGAAGTCCCTCACATCCAGTTCAACTTCAAAGAGCTTGCCATTTTGA